In Sedimenticola thiotaurini, the following proteins share a genomic window:
- the moaD gene encoding molybdopterin converting factor subunit 1 → MINLLYFARLREALQTGSETLDPQSDSTTVATIVDQLRARGGVWQDVFAENQTVLVAVNQEMCDLEAAVKDGDEVAFFPPVTGG, encoded by the coding sequence ATGATCAATCTGCTCTACTTTGCCCGCTTGCGCGAAGCGCTGCAGACCGGTTCCGAAACTCTGGATCCGCAATCCGATTCCACCACTGTCGCTACAATTGTGGACCAATTGCGGGCCCGCGGCGGTGTCTGGCAGGATGTGTTTGCCGAGAATCAGACCGTGCTGGTGGCGGTGAACCAGGAGATGTGCGACCTCGAAGCCGCGGTAAAAGATGGTGACGAGGTGGCCTTTTTCCCGCCCGTGACCGGCGGTTAG
- the moaE gene encoding molybdopterin synthase catalytic subunit MoaE, with protein sequence MNQIKIQTEPFDLTAIQEEMRRQNPAIGAVVTFLGQMRDINEGDQVTTMTLEHYPGMTEKALQAIVDEANERWQLLGIRVVHRVGPLQPLDPIVLVAVASAHRGEAFQACEFIIDYLKTRAPFWKKEQTPEGERWVDARHTDEQAEQRWKRAGS encoded by the coding sequence ATGAACCAGATTAAAATCCAGACGGAACCGTTCGATTTGACCGCCATCCAGGAAGAGATGCGCCGACAGAATCCGGCCATCGGCGCCGTGGTGACCTTTCTCGGCCAGATGCGGGATATCAACGAGGGTGATCAGGTCACTACCATGACCCTGGAACACTACCCGGGCATGACCGAAAAGGCGTTGCAGGCGATTGTGGACGAGGCCAACGAGCGCTGGCAGCTGTTGGGTATCCGGGTGGTGCACCGGGTCGGTCCCCTGCAACCCCTGGATCCCATCGTGCTGGTGGCGGTGGCCAGCGCCCACCGGGGTGAGGCGTTCCAGGCCTGTGAATTTATTATCGACTACCTGAAGACCCGGGCACCGTTCTGGAAAAAGGAGCAGACGCCGGAGGGAGAGCGCTGGGTCGATGCCCGTCACACCGATGAGCAGGCGGAACAGCGCTGGAAAAGGGCCGGCTCCTAG
- a CDS encoding LysE family translocator gives MNAVLNPTLLGVFIPTFFLVSLTPGMCMTLSLTLGMTIGVRRTFWMMAGELFGVGLVAAAAVVGVATLMLRYPVAFELFKYVGGGYLAFLGIQMWRSRGKLAINLECPQQQQVTGMALAVQGFVTAVANPKGWAFFIALLPPFINDQQPMLPQLVVLLSLILLIEFCCLVLYASGGRTLSLFLQQRGNVRLLNRIAGSLMIGVGIWLAFG, from the coding sequence ATGAACGCCGTCCTCAATCCAACCCTGCTGGGGGTTTTTATCCCCACCTTCTTTCTGGTCTCCCTGACCCCCGGTATGTGCATGACGCTCTCCCTGACTCTCGGCATGACCATTGGCGTGCGGCGCACCTTCTGGATGATGGCGGGCGAACTGTTTGGGGTGGGATTGGTGGCCGCCGCCGCGGTGGTGGGGGTGGCGACCCTGATGCTCCGTTATCCGGTGGCGTTTGAACTGTTCAAATATGTGGGTGGTGGATACCTGGCTTTTCTGGGCATCCAGATGTGGCGCTCCCGGGGTAAACTGGCCATTAACCTGGAGTGTCCGCAGCAGCAACAGGTGACCGGTATGGCGCTGGCGGTACAGGGCTTTGTCACTGCGGTGGCCAATCCCAAGGGGTGGGCGTTTTTCATCGCCCTGCTGCCACCCTTTATCAATGACCAGCAACCCATGCTGCCCCAACTGGTGGTGCTGTTGAGCCTGATTCTGCTGATCGAGTTCTGCTGTCTGGTACTGTATGCCAGCGGCGGGCGCACCCTGAGCCTGTTTCTGCAGCAGCGCGGTAATGTGCGCCTGCTCAATCGCATCGCCGGCAGTCTGATGATCGGGGTCGGGATCTGGTTGGCCTTTGGTTGA
- a CDS encoding thiamine pyrophosphate-dependent enzyme → MKSRAELLESRFPQQVLEGALPPAVVDLTPQAVGLAPTELVDLFESQLMSRHLDYQSRRLRARNESFYTIGSAGHEGNAVLGKLFRITDMAFLHYRSGALLIQRSKQRPGETPLYDMLLSFAASSEDPISGGRHKVLGSRTLLVPPQTSTIASHLPKAMGAAHALGLAQRLPPDGMALPKDSVILCNFGDASANHSTAQGAINTAGWAAYQNSPMPIVFVCEDNGIGISTRTPRGWIHASFSGRAGLHYLYCDGTDLLDSVRGVQAALAYARRWRKPVFLHMRVVRLLGHAGSDTEVGYRTLEQVEADERQDPLLHSARILLEQNILTAEQICELNAQIAQRVSRIAEQAIRRPKLQSAAEVMASIAPLRSDIRPVPPADHGARQALLAQEQRQLDKPQNMARLINLALADILLQYRNCVVCGEDVGRKGGVYSVTTGLVDKFGPQRVINTLLDEQSILGLAIGLGQLGYLPIPEIQFLAYVHNAEDQIRGEAATLSFFSNGQFSNPMVVRIAGLAYQKGFGGHFHNDNSLALFRDIPGLVIACPSNGADAVEMLRSCVALAHEQRRVVIFIEPIALYMTRDLHQPGDEGWTATYVGPGESTPIAPGEFGCHGDGTDLCIISYGNGYYLSRQVARELEQEHGISLRVIDLRWLAPLDEMALVEAVAPCDAVLLVDECRRTGSISEALVTLLTERAPGRHRIARITAEDCFIPLADAARLVLPDRQQIVAAALGLVRGESA, encoded by the coding sequence ATGAAGAGTCGCGCTGAACTACTGGAATCCCGCTTTCCGCAACAGGTGCTGGAGGGGGCGCTGCCCCCGGCGGTTGTGGACCTGACCCCCCAGGCAGTGGGTCTGGCACCGACCGAGCTGGTGGATCTGTTCGAGAGCCAGCTGATGAGCCGGCATCTCGATTATCAATCCCGCCGGCTGCGGGCCAGAAACGAAAGCTTCTACACCATCGGCAGTGCCGGCCACGAGGGTAACGCGGTACTGGGTAAGCTGTTCCGCATCACCGACATGGCGTTCCTGCACTATCGCAGTGGCGCCCTGCTGATCCAGCGCAGCAAACAGCGTCCTGGGGAGACGCCGCTATATGACATGCTGCTCTCTTTTGCCGCCTCCAGTGAAGACCCCATCTCCGGTGGCAGGCACAAGGTGCTGGGTAGCCGGACTCTGCTGGTGCCGCCCCAGACCAGCACTATCGCTTCGCACCTGCCGAAGGCGATGGGGGCGGCCCATGCCCTGGGCCTGGCGCAACGACTGCCACCGGACGGCATGGCCCTGCCGAAGGACAGCGTCATTCTGTGCAACTTCGGCGACGCCTCCGCCAACCACTCCACCGCCCAGGGGGCGATCAATACGGCCGGTTGGGCGGCCTACCAGAACTCACCCATGCCGATCGTGTTCGTCTGCGAAGACAATGGTATCGGTATCTCCACCCGCACCCCCCGAGGCTGGATTCACGCCAGCTTCTCCGGTCGTGCCGGGCTCCATTATCTCTACTGCGACGGCACCGATCTGCTGGACAGCGTGCGTGGTGTGCAGGCCGCACTGGCCTATGCGCGTCGCTGGCGCAAGCCGGTGTTTCTGCACATGCGGGTGGTTCGTCTGCTGGGTCACGCTGGCTCCGATACCGAGGTGGGGTACCGTACGCTTGAGCAGGTGGAGGCGGACGAGCGCCAGGATCCGCTGCTGCACTCGGCCCGTATCCTGTTGGAGCAGAACATCCTCACGGCAGAACAGATCTGCGAACTGAATGCACAGATCGCCCAGCGGGTGTCCCGTATTGCCGAACAGGCGATTCGCCGGCCCAAACTGCAGAGCGCCGCCGAGGTGATGGCATCCATCGCTCCGTTGCGGAGCGACATCAGACCGGTTCCGCCTGCTGACCATGGGGCCCGGCAGGCACTGCTGGCGCAGGAGCAGCGGCAACTGGACAAACCGCAGAATATGGCCCGGCTGATCAATCTGGCCCTGGCCGATATCCTGCTGCAGTATCGCAACTGTGTGGTATGCGGTGAGGATGTGGGCCGGAAGGGCGGGGTCTACAGCGTCACCACCGGCTTGGTGGACAAGTTCGGCCCGCAGCGGGTGATCAACACCCTGTTGGATGAGCAGAGTATCCTGGGACTGGCTATCGGCCTGGGACAGCTCGGTTACCTGCCCATACCGGAGATCCAGTTCCTGGCCTATGTGCACAATGCCGAAGATCAGATCCGGGGCGAGGCGGCGACCCTGTCGTTCTTTTCCAATGGCCAGTTCAGCAACCCGATGGTGGTGCGGATCGCCGGCCTGGCCTATCAGAAGGGCTTCGGTGGCCATTTTCACAACGACAACTCGCTGGCCCTGTTCCGGGATATCCCGGGGTTGGTGATCGCCTGCCCCTCGAACGGGGCAGATGCGGTGGAGATGCTGCGCAGCTGCGTAGCGCTGGCCCATGAACAGCGCCGGGTGGTGATCTTCATCGAGCCGATCGCCCTCTACATGACCCGGGACCTGCACCAGCCGGGTGATGAAGGCTGGACAGCCACCTATGTGGGGCCTGGAGAAAGCACGCCGATTGCACCAGGAGAGTTCGGTTGCCATGGCGATGGAACCGATCTCTGCATTATCAGTTATGGTAACGGTTACTATCTCTCCCGCCAGGTGGCCCGGGAGCTGGAACAGGAGCACGGGATCAGCCTGCGGGTGATCGATCTGCGCTGGCTGGCGCCCTTGGATGAGATGGCACTGGTGGAGGCTGTTGCCCCCTGTGACGCGGTACTGCTGGTGGATGAGTGTCGTCGTACCGGCTCCATCAGCGAGGCCCTGGTGACCCTGCTGACCGAGCGGGCCCCCGGGCGCCATCGCATCGCCCGGATCACTGCCGAGGACTGCTTTATCCCGCTGGCGGACGCGGCCCGGCTGGTGTTGCCGGACCGGCAGCAGATCGTGGCCGCCGCCCTGGGCCTGGTGAGGGGGGAATCGGCATGA
- a CDS encoding acyl carrier protein gives MKQTAVVICPGRGSYNSQELGYLARHHADQQALLAPIDAYRQQQGQAAVTELDRLPRYAPDRHAAGENASALIYACALADFAAIDRERYEIVAVTGNSMGWYLAMAAAGALEARAAITLVNTMGSMMQDGLIGGQLVYPVVDEQWRADPARQALLDEQLERVNQRPDCQAYLSIQLGGLRVIGANAPALAALMASLPPSGERYPLQLARHAAFHTPLLTPVSRRARSQLPASLFKRPGLPLIDGRGHIWQPLATDLKALWDYTLGKQVVEPFNFSAAIEVAIKEFAPDRLILLGPGSNLGAPIGQELIRQRWLGMSDKTDFKQRQADDPFLLAMGLDEQRQQVVPG, from the coding sequence ATGAAACAGACTGCCGTGGTGATCTGTCCGGGGCGCGGCAGTTACAATAGCCAGGAGCTGGGTTACCTGGCTCGCCATCACGCCGACCAACAGGCTCTCCTTGCCCCCATTGATGCCTATCGGCAACAGCAGGGACAAGCGGCGGTGACCGAGCTGGATCGCCTGCCCCGCTATGCGCCGGACCGGCATGCAGCGGGGGAGAACGCATCGGCGCTGATCTATGCCTGCGCCCTGGCCGACTTTGCTGCGATTGATCGGGAGCGCTACGAGATTGTCGCGGTCACCGGTAACTCCATGGGTTGGTACCTGGCCATGGCGGCGGCCGGCGCACTGGAGGCGAGGGCGGCCATCACCCTGGTCAACACCATGGGCTCCATGATGCAGGATGGGCTGATCGGTGGGCAGCTGGTCTACCCGGTGGTGGATGAGCAGTGGCGGGCCGATCCGGCCCGGCAGGCGCTGCTTGATGAACAGCTGGAGCGGGTCAATCAGCGCCCGGATTGTCAGGCCTATCTCTCCATTCAGCTGGGCGGGTTACGGGTGATCGGTGCCAACGCTCCCGCACTGGCGGCGCTGATGGCCTCCCTGCCGCCCAGCGGGGAACGCTATCCCCTGCAACTGGCCCGGCATGCAGCGTTCCATACCCCCTTGTTGACGCCGGTGTCCCGGCGGGCCCGAAGCCAGCTGCCGGCCAGCCTGTTCAAGCGGCCCGGGCTGCCCCTGATCGATGGCCGCGGGCATATCTGGCAGCCCCTGGCAACCGATCTAAAGGCGCTGTGGGATTACACCCTGGGTAAGCAGGTGGTGGAGCCGTTCAATTTCTCCGCTGCCATCGAAGTGGCCATCAAGGAGTTCGCTCCGGACCGGCTGATTCTGCTGGGGCCGGGAAGTAATCTTGGGGCTCCCATTGGCCAGGAGCTGATCAGGCAGCGCTGGCTGGGCATGAGCGACAAGACCGACTTCAAGCAGCGGCAGGCGGATGATCCCTTCCTGCTGGCCATGGGCCTGGATGAGCAGCGTCAGCAGGTGGTCCCGGGGTGA
- a CDS encoding DsrE family protein, translating into MKTINHSLMALLLCFGLFSAQILLAAEDSPHKVVIQVSTDDPQTQKTALNNAVNLQKALGQDNVEIEVVAYGPGLSLLTSNSSQGKRVTSLAMQDIKFSACGNTIRGIERKTGKKPELLEGVTMVEAGVLRLVELHEQGYTYVRP; encoded by the coding sequence ATGAAAACCATAAACCACAGCCTGATGGCATTGTTACTCTGTTTCGGCCTGTTTAGTGCCCAGATCCTGCTGGCGGCGGAGGACTCCCCGCACAAGGTGGTGATCCAGGTCAGTACCGATGATCCCCAGACCCAGAAGACCGCCCTGAATAACGCGGTCAACCTGCAAAAGGCCCTGGGACAGGACAACGTGGAGATTGAAGTGGTCGCCTACGGCCCCGGATTGAGCCTGCTCACCAGCAACTCCAGCCAGGGCAAACGGGTTACCAGCCTGGCCATGCAGGATATCAAGTTCAGCGCCTGCGGGAACACCATTCGGGGTATCGAGCGCAAGACCGGCAAGAAGCCCGAACTGCTGGAAGGCGTTACCATGGTGGAAGCGGGTGTGCTGCGCCTGGTGGAGCTGCATGAGCAGGGCTACACCTACGTGAGGCCCTGA
- a CDS encoding RNA polymerase sigma factor, protein MFSAWRTANKNRRRLAALTPRLRRLALAWCGEQSLADDLAQEALVRALARLEALKDDQALERWTFSILANCFRDHCRRQKPVDQFQECIDPSLASADEQLAQQQTMDRVRQAIGRLTPEQREVLMLVDLESCSYSEVADILGIPVGTVMSRLSRARQKLKQLLATAPTHSSGKRPFMECVK, encoded by the coding sequence ATGTTCAGCGCATGGCGTACCGCAAATAAAAATCGACGCCGTTTAGCGGCACTGACCCCCCGCCTGCGGCGACTGGCGCTGGCCTGGTGCGGCGAACAGAGCCTGGCCGATGACCTGGCCCAGGAAGCACTGGTCCGCGCCCTCGCCCGGCTGGAGGCACTCAAGGATGATCAGGCCCTGGAGCGCTGGACCTTCTCTATCCTGGCCAACTGTTTCCGGGATCACTGCCGCCGCCAGAAACCGGTTGATCAGTTCCAGGAGTGCATCGACCCCTCGCTCGCCAGTGCAGATGAACAGTTGGCCCAACAACAGACCATGGACCGGGTGCGACAGGCCATCGGCCGGCTGACACCGGAGCAGCGCGAGGTGCTGATGCTGGTGGACCTGGAGTCCTGCAGCTACAGCGAGGTGGCGGATATTCTGGGTATTCCGGTCGGCACCGTGATGAGTCGGTTGAGCCGGGCCCGGCAGAAGCTGAAGCAACTGCTGGCAACGGCCCCGACACACAGCAGCGGCAAGCGCCCTTTTATGGAGTGTGTAAAATGA